From a single Aricia agestis chromosome 17, ilAriAges1.1, whole genome shotgun sequence genomic region:
- the LOC121735352 gene encoding uncharacterized protein LOC121735352: MKIDTEKVIYEVQQRPLLWHRRNELYKSRAARAAAWLEICHEVIPNFEDLTEDEQTDIDKKIQQRWRTARDMYKKEKMADNQGFGAKKKKKYEHFKSLTFLDKEIEGTEDSLPEADDEPSSPTMPPFTFVPLIPSSDPTHQQANPAHPPQKRRATSEYENSLTEHPKRHRLELEGEDLAFFQSLQPSLKRFTNYQKLMFRTRVMQVIMEMDSQNMNCAACGQDRVVIKEEGDF; this comes from the exons ATGAAAATAGATACAGAAAAAGTAATTTATGAAGTGCAACAGCGGCCCTTATTGTGGCACAGACGAAATGAATTGTACAAAAGCCGGGCCGCGAGAGCTGCTGCTTGGCTGGAGATCTGCCATGAAGTAATTCCAAATTTCGAGGACCTCACTGAGGATGAACAGACGGATATCG aCAAAAAAATTCAACAGAGATGGCGCACAGCCCGGGATATgtacaaaaaggagaaaatggCCGACAATCAAGGTTTCGGAgcgaagaagaaaaaaaagtacgAACATTTTAAAAGTTTGACTTTTCTGGACAAGGAGATCGAAGGGACAGAGGACTCGTTGCCTGAAGCCGATGACGAGCCATCTTCACCCACCATGCCGCCGTTCACTTTTGTACCCCTTATACCTTCGTCAGATCCAACCCACCAGCAGGCCAACCCAGCACATCCACCACAGAAGAGAAGAGCGACGTCTGAATATGAAAATAGTTTAACAGAACATCCAAAGAGACATCGGCTGGAGTTAGAAGGCGAAGATTTAGCCTTTTTCCAATCGCTGCAGCCCAGTTTAAAGAGGTTTACAAATTACCAGAAGCTGATGTTTAGGACAAGAGTGATGCAGGTTATCATGGAGATGGATAGCCAGAATATGAATTGTGCAGCGTGCGGCCAGGACCGAGTTGTCATAAAGGAGGAAGGCGACTTCTGA
- the LOC121735625 gene encoding uncharacterized protein LOC121735625: MPSCVLKHCKSCSQKQKKDDGVSFHRFPTDFDLRNAWIRIIRQSREDKDWTPSKFCVVCSLHFDDDDMYFTMKGRRLTKKKAKPSRNLGITREDIAGANQDKAGTSMEISFEHVPNIKKVQCSPSNGVSNVKMEESGPSQRITTVKIEESSLSVNMQDIKQEQLDPLDGINVKVEPDSTPNIVKLMSFEELPSTEPSNSIQMHEMPRSFLEQDDIRESDLDSVYDTAMENRLRKKLRKSESLCNSYRSKLRSAQQKIRRLEERKFALKTIIAKKIQRDVTSSSENRIASELFRHIYHKDSNTDIICSEEFRNFCFTLYGHSPTAYEFVRETFNNCLLDPSRFTDKGPINSYSEVCALYDYVDYVDD, from the exons ATGCCGTCTTGTGTATTAAAACACTGTAAAAGTTGTTCACAAAAACAGAAGAAAGATGACGGAGTTTCGTTTCAcag ATTCCCGACTGACTTCGATCTCCGCAACGCGTGGATCCGCATCATCCGTCAAAGCAGGGAGGACAAAGACTGGACGCCGTCGAAATTCTGCGTCGTCTGCTCGCTGCATTTTGACGACGACGACATGTACTTCACCATGAAAGGTAGACGCTTAACCAAAAAGAAAGCTAAACCGTCGAGAAACCTCGGCATCACTAGGGAGGATATAGCAGGGGCAAACCAAGACAAAGCGGGTACATCCATGGAAATATCCTTCGAACATGtaccaaatataaaaaaagtacaaTGCAGTCCCTCTAATGGTGTATCGAATGTGAAGATGGAAGAATCGGGTCCATCTCAACGTATAACGACCGTAAAGATAGAGGAATCGAGTCTCTCGGTGAATATGCAAGACATAAAGCAGGAGCAGTTGGATCCCTTGGACGGAATCAACGTAAAAGTGGAGCCTGATTCTACTCCTAATATTGTGAAATTGATGTCCTTTGAAGAATTACCATCAACAGAACCTTCAAATTCCATCCAAATGCACGAAATGCCCAGAAGCTTTTTAGAACAAGATGATATCAGAGAATCTGATCTGGACTCCGTGTACGATACCGCGATGGAGAACAGATTGAGGAAGAAGTTAAGGAAAAGCGAGAGCCTCTGTAATAGTTACAGGTCGAAGCTGAGAAGCGCGCAGCAGAAGATTCGACGGTTGGAGGAGAGGAAATTCGCGCTGAAGACTATAATCGCCAAGAAGATTCAGCGTGATGTGACTTCCTCGAGCGAGAACCGGATAGCGTCAGAACTCTTCCGTCACATCTACCACAAGGACTCCAATACGGATATTATATGCTCTGAGGAGTTCAGGAACTTCTGCTTCACGCTGTACGGTCATTCGCCAACAGCGTACGAGTTCGTCAGAGAAACCTTCAACAATTGTCTGCTAGATCCCAGTAGATTCACAGACAAAGGGCCAATCAATAGCTATTCGGAGGTGTGCGCCCTTTATGACTATGTAGACTATGTAGACGACTAA